The window GTACCCAGACGTGCTCGGTGGCCTTGGGTGGAGACGGTAGCGACACCACTTGCTCTGTCACGATCCCCTAAGCTTCATCGGGGTTGTTCAGCAGGAGGCCGCCTTCGGGCGGCCTTCCTGTTTGTGGGATCCCGCCCGCTCGGGACGCTGTTAGCATCGTAAACACCCATGCGGAGCCGATCATGAGCAGCAAACGCCTGCATCTCACACCCGGCGAGATCGTGTTCAGGGAGGGTGATCCGCCGACCTCGGCCTATCTGGTCGAGTCCGGCGAGATCGAGATCCTGACTGTCAAGGAAGGCGTACCGATGGTCCTGAGCGTGCTCGGTCCGGGAGACTTGCTCGGCGAAATGGCCGTGATCGACGATGCGCCGCGCACGGCGACTGCGCGCGCAATGGGCGAGGCGAGCCTGATCGAAGTGGACCGTGCGCAAATCAACGAGCGCATCGACAACTCCGATCCGATCGTGCGGGCCCTGCTCAAGGGCCAACTCAGTCGGTATCGGTCGGCGTTGCAGGCGCTGCGCAGTGGCGAAGCGCCGGCCTTGCCCGCCCACGGCAACAAGGTCGCGCACGACGCTGACGGATACGACGATCAGGCGGTCGCGAAGATTCATCTCGAAACGCAACTGCGCGACTCGCTGATCGCGCGGTCACTGGAAGTTCGCTTTCAGCCGATCTACGAAGTCCGCGAGCAGCGCATCAGCGGCTACGAGGCGCTGGTGCGCTGGACGCACCCTGTGCGCGGAGCGATTTCTCCGGCCGAATTCATCGCCCTGGCCGAAGAGACCTCGCTGATCCTGCCGATTGGCGAGTACGTGCTGGATCGCGTCGCCGAAACCTTGGCGAAGCTCTCGGCCCAGGGCGTGTCACCCTTGCCCTTCATTGCCGTGAATATGTCGGGTCGACAACTCGCCGAGGCGGACATGCTGGGCGTGGTCACGGCGATCTCCGAGAAACACGGGATCGATGCACGCGCGATCAAGATCGAGGTCACCGAAAGTCTGATGCTGGACTTCGAAAAGGTCGGCGAGTTGATCAGTCGCTGCGGCGAGCTGGGGATCAAGGTTGCGCTGGACGATTTCGGCACCGGCTATTCCAATCTCGGACATCTGCACAAGCTGCAATTCTCGACCGTGAAACTGGACCAGGGCTTCGTGCGGCAGATGCTGGACGCGCCGCGTTGTCACGCGATCGTGCAGGCCATCGTGCAGATGGTGCATGCACTCGAATCCGACATCGTGGCCGAAGGGGTCGAAACCCAGGCCCAGCTCGACGCGCTTGCCGCGTTGAATTGCCGCTACGTGCAGGGGTATCTGATCGGGCGGCCGCAGACGTACGACGAAATGCGCCGCAATCACGGACTGATCTGAGGCG of the Lysobacterales bacterium genome contains:
- a CDS encoding EAL domain-containing protein — translated: MSSKRLHLTPGEIVFREGDPPTSAYLVESGEIEILTVKEGVPMVLSVLGPGDLLGEMAVIDDAPRTATARAMGEASLIEVDRAQINERIDNSDPIVRALLKGQLSRYRSALQALRSGEAPALPAHGNKVAHDADGYDDQAVAKIHLETQLRDSLIARSLEVRFQPIYEVREQRISGYEALVRWTHPVRGAISPAEFIALAEETSLILPIGEYVLDRVAETLAKLSAQGVSPLPFIAVNMSGRQLAEADMLGVVTAISEKHGIDARAIKIEVTESLMLDFEKVGELISRCGELGIKVALDDFGTGYSNLGHLHKLQFSTVKLDQGFVRQMLDAPRCHAIVQAIVQMVHALESDIVAEGVETQAQLDALAALNCRYVQGYLIGRPQTYDEMRRNHGLI